CCCCTCAGCTGATGGACGAACGATTGGTACTCTTGTTCCAATTTATACTCATCAATTGCCGCTTCCACAAATACCTGCAACCCTTCAAAGTATTCTTTCAACCTGAACATAATGAAGGAGTCAAATGAAAATGAAATGGGCTGTTGAAAAAAAGACTGCATGACAGAATCCAATTGGGCATCACGCTGTTCTATAGCCGGGAGATTCGGAATATCAGACCGTTCCCCAAGTAGGATCGATTGCAAAATACATAGAATTTGCTCTTGTTCTTCTTCCTCTTTATAGTAAAACGTATTTTCCAATACTGATAAGATCCATTCTTTCTCCTTGGTTCGGTGAATGTAATTCTTCAGCACCGGAACAATGGTATTTCTGTAAAAATGAACATCCTTTGATTCCACGACGATTTTTTCTTTATGTAAAGAAAGGATAGAATCACTCTCAGGATTTTTCTCTAATACCTTCATATATATCGCATTTGCGTCCGATTCATTTCGAAAGGAAATCTCAAACAAGTTTGTCCCCCCTTTGGTACACCTAATTCAATGTATATGGGAAGGAGGATGGAAAAATGAATAAATATAAAAAAATATGCGCCGGTCCATCAACTAAAAGGACTAGCGCATATTATTTTTCTTCACTCAAATGGATAATCGCCAATGACTACTTCAAGATGACCTGGAAGAATGGAGACAGTAGAAGGGGTATGGTAGGTCTTTTCTCCGTCTGTATCGATTTCCTGATTTGGAGTGGCTTCAATTCTTAGTTTTTTCGCTCGGAAATAGATTAACTCGTCGTTTCCTTCTGCCGGAAGCTCTTTTTGGAGTCTTGTCTGCATCCATGTCCAAAGCTGGGCAATGGAGGTCTGCTTGATAATCAATACATCCAGTTCCCCGTCCTGTATGCTTGAAGAAGGAAAAAACGACTGAATACCACCCAAAAAAGAACCATTGCCTATCAGAAGCATGACAGCATCACCTTCATAAGATTGTGTTTCACTTTCTATCGTGAGCTGAAACGGTTCCTCTTCCATTACCGTTTGTCCGGCGCTGATGTAATAGGATAGTTTTCCAAGTAGCTGTTTCGTCCCGTTGTCGATGTTGTCTGAAACCTTTGATACCAATCCAATTCCCCAAAAATTCAAGAAGTATTGATTATCACTTTTTCCGACATCCACCTTTTCTGTACGCTTTTCCATGATCTGTTCCACTGCTTTGATAGGATTCTGATTGATTCCAAGCGTTCGTGAAAAATCATTACAGGTTCCGCCTGGTATGATGGCAAAAACAGGCCTCTTTTCCAAAGGAGCCAACGCATTGATTAATTCAAAGATGGTTCCGTCCCCTCCGGCACCGATAAGAAGATCCACATGATTTGCCAGCTTCTCCACTAGCCTCGCTCCATCGCCTTCTTTTTCGGTAGGATGGATGGTTACTTCATCAAATGCACTTAAGAGCATTTTTTCTATTTGTTCAATGGAATTGATCAACTTTTTGTTCCCGGCATTGGGATTAACGATCACCGCTACTCTCTTCAAAGGTTATTTCCCCTTTTCTTTAGTCTTATAGTAGACGATACCCTTTTTTGGTAGTATTAACATCTTTTTAAGAAATAGCATCAATAAAAAGAAGGCCGCATCCCCCAAAAGGTATATGCAGCCTCTACATTATGGATCTAACCTTATCTTTTTCTCTTTCATTTTCGCCAAACGTTCCATCAGCTTCTGTTTTTCATCCTCTTCTACTTCCTTGAACTTGTCGGACTGACTACTTGAAGCATCTGATTCCGTTGCCGTTCCGTCCGAACTGACAAAACGGTTGCGCACCACCTTACCTGCTTTCGCTTTAGAGGCGCTACCTCCACCAGTACTCTTCGCTGCTGGCTTGGTATCCGCCCAATTCTGATACTGGCGATGCTCTTCTTTGGCAAGTTCCATCGCTTCACTGACAGTTTTCACCTGTTTACGCGCCCAGTGACTTGCAATCTTCTCAACGTATTTGCGATTTAGCTTCATATCTGTTTTCAACAACACATAATAAAGCAGGACATTCACGACTCCAGGTGTTAATTGTTGCTTGAACATGACATCTTCTACAATTAGGAGGTCTGAGGCAGAAGGTTCTGAACCACCTGAAAGGTCTGTCAGCATTTGTTTTGGTGAGACATTCTCCAGCTGTTGGATAAGCTGTTCATCTTTAGTTGCCGGTTTTTTGTCCGTAAACTGTCTCAGGTTCAACGGTTGTGTTTTTTCCACAAGCCCCGGCAAAGTATCTTGGTATTCTAGCTGATACCAATCTCTTGCTGCCTTACGCAGTTTCTCTAAATCCACTTTTTCATCTACATCAATTACATTCATCATCAAATCGCGCATCGATATCGGATCAATGGTATAGATGAAGGATAGTTTGACAATCGCTTCCTTCACTTTGGCGGTAATTGATTTTTTTGGGATGACCACCTCAGACAGCCCTGCAAAAAACAAATCAAAGTCAAAGGTTTCTTGACTTACCCTCGGCTCGCTTCCCTTTTTGCGCTCCATCCATTCTTCTCCTTGTTCCAGTGGTAGTTCCTCCATCATCTCCTCATTTGCTGCATACGCCATGTTTTCTGACTGGACAGATTGGAAGACATCACTGAAATTTCGAGTCACTTCCTGGTATTCATCCGCAGGGATTACCTTATCGGAAAAGTATTTCTTCACACTTGCGTATTTATTTTTTCCTAGTCGATTGTATAAATAAATGGTTAGCATTGGTTCTGAAAAGAATGCTTCCGGGGAAAGGGGTGGTTGGAGTTCATAAATGAAGGTGCGCAGCTGATCTTCTTCCTTCACCCACGTCTTTAAAAGGCCGATGCCTTCCAGTTTTATTCTCTCCTGATGGATATCTTTTAAGTTGCATTGCATCGTTGTCATTATGCCGTGATGCGTTGTCTCCCCGCCCCACAAGCGATCTTGGTCCAGCTCACTCCAGAGGGTCATATATAGACTGTATCCCCTGAATCCCAGCAAAGGTTGATATAGCATTGTTAGGAGTTTACGGTCAAACTGTTGGAGCACTCCATTTGAACGGACAATATACCGGTCTACAGGGACCAGCTCTTTCCAATGGCGATCAGACATGAAACATCCAAACCTTTCTTATAAAAAAGTAATCGAAAAAGAGAGGCATATGTTTCCTCTCTCACTTAGGGTTCCTTATTTTCGTTCCTTATCAATGATTTCTTTTAATTCATCCAAAAAGACATTGATATCTTTGAATTGACGGTAAACAGAGGCAAAGCGGACATATGCCACTTCATCTATTTTTGATAGTCTCTCCATTACCATTTCACCGACCATATCGCTTTTCACTTCCGATATGCCGATATTTCTTAATTCTTTTTCCACTTCCATCACAATGTCTTCGAGTTGTTTTAGGGCAACCGGTCTTTTTTCACATGCCCGAATTAAACCTCTCAGCACTTTTTCCCTGCTGAACTCTTCTCGTATTCCTTCCTTTTTCACGACGATAAGCGGCATTTCTTCCACTTTTTCAAATGTCGTAAAACGATAGGAACAAGACTCGCATTCTCTTCTTCTTCTGATGGATTTTCCCTCTTCTACAGGGCGTGAATCTAATACCTTCGTCCCATTATGATGACAGGAAGGACATTTCATGATGGTTTCCACTCCGTTTCCAATCTACTTTTTCCCCGAATTCAGCCCGGATCCAATATAGATCATCGATTTATCAATCCGTTCATACATTTGTTTGATCAGTTGACGACTGTATCCAAAATCGAAAGGTAGTTTGGTTTCTGTTGTAACGGAAAAATCAACCGCTGTTTCAAAAGGTCGGACAGAGATAACTGTAACAATGACAAACGCTTTTCTGCCTTTGTTCACTTGCAATGCAATTTCCCCGTGCTCCTCAGAAACAGATTTTACCGTTACCCCTTCCATCTTGTTAAACAATTCTTGCAAGGCTTTCATTGCATTCTTATTGGTAGTTTTATAATAACGACTGCGTAAGGATTCTTCTGTATGATTTTCCCGCGTTTCCGAGTGATTGGTCAATATCCCTTTCAACTTTTGTATCGCTCCCACTTTAGCCTGACAACCCCTTAATTTGTTGTTTTTTATGTATAATATATTTTGAGTATAATAAAAAGAGGTGCATGCTATACACCTCTCTTTATTTTAATGCATTTAGTTATAATTTTAAAGAGCTTTTGCTTTGTTTACTTGAACAGGACCCATTCCACGTGGAAGTTCGATTGTTTCACGCGTCTGAGCATTTAAAGCAGTTGCAATATAGTCAGCTGAAATATTAGGATCTAATTCTCCGCATGTATAAACATCGATACTTGCATATCCGTGCTCTGGGAAGCTATGAATGGTTAAGTGGGATTCGGAAATAATAACTACTCCGCTTACCCCTTGAGGAGCAAATTTATGAAAAGCTACCTCTCTTACTTCTGCACCTGATTTTAATGCAGCATCGACAAATGTTTTTTCGATGTAATCCATATCATTCAATTTGTCAAAATCGCAACCCCATAGTTCTGAAATAACGTGACGACCTACTGTTTCCATCTCACGTTCCCCCTTTTCATTTTTTAAAATACATGAATTCCTCAAAGGTGAAGAGTGATTGATGTATTACTACCACGGGGGAAAGTTAGTCCAGAGAGGTCCTAACCCTTTAAGTAGCCACATAATCGTTTCAAGAAGTTCACGAAAAATAGTATAATGCTTTTATTTTAGTTTTGCAACAGGCATTTAAGACTTTTTTTCTCGTAAACTATTAATTTATGAAAAAGGGAAATGTTAATCCACTCTGCGACAAATGCAAAAAAGCGATTAACAAAGAACGTTAACCGCTTACATTTATTTCACTATAGCATTGCCTTAGGCTAAATTAACCAGCCATTACCTCTTTTGCTTCTACCATTTTTACTGCTACGAATTGAACAAGATCTACTACTCGGCAAGAATAACCCCACTCATTGTCATACCAAGCTAATACTTTTACCTTTGTATCGCCCATCACCATTGTGGATAAACCATCGATGACTGCTGAATGTGGATTTGTGTTAAAGTCCACAGACACAAGCGGCTCCATTGTAACCCCTAATATGCCATCCATCGAGCCGATGGAAGCACTTTGGAACGCATCATTCACGTCTTCAACCGTAACCGGCTTTTTCAAGTCTACTACAAGGTCAACAAGCGATACGTTAGGTGTTGGCACACGTAGCGCCATTCCATGCAGTTTACCCTTTAAATGTGGAAGAACTAAGGATAATGCTTTTGCCGCTCCAGTTGAAGTTGGGATGATGGACTGTCCGCAAGCTCTTGCTCTGCGCAGGTCCTTATGCGGGTTGTCAATATTCTTTTGGTCATTTGTATAAGCATGAACAGTTGTCATTAATCCATTCTCGATGCCAAACTGTTGATCTAACACTTTGACAACCGGCGCTAAGCAGTTTGTTGTACAAGAAGCATTAGAGATGACAAAGTGCTCATTCATATTCAGCACTTCTTCATTTACTCCCATGACAATCGTTACATCTTCGTTTTTACCAGGCGCTGTCAAGACCACTCGCTTCGCACCAGCTTGAAGATGAAGTGCCGCTTTATCGCGGGAATTAAACTTTCCTGTCGCTTCAATTACGATATCTATGTTCATTTCTTTCCAAGGAAGTTCTTCTGGATTACGGTTGTTCACTAATTGAATGCGCTTACCATTTACAATTAACGCATTGTCTTCTGCGTAAACATCCGCGTCAAAGCGTCCATGGTTTGTGTCATATTTAATAAGGTGAGCTAGCGTTTCCGCAGGGTAGCTCGCATTGATTGCAACGATATTTAAGCCTTCTTCTTGGATGGCGCGTCTGAATACCATTCTCCCAATTCGTCCAAACCCGTTAATTGCAACCTTTGCCTTCATGTAAATTCCCCTTTTCTGTATATATGTTATACTTATTAATCTGTTATCCTGCAATTAGTATAACATATTTAATTTCTATATGTCATGTAAAAAGTACAAAAAGGGCATATCCCTATTTTTGGATATGCCCTAGAGTTAGTATTTGGTTTTACGGTTGATCTCCGTTCCAGGCGCTTCGCTTTCCACGGGCGGTCCGGAAGGCTACGGAAGCGATTCATCGCACGAAGAAAATGCGTTAGCATTTTCGAGGAGTCTCGCGCCTTCCACTGCGATCAACTCTGGGTTACTGGATATGCCAGTTGGTTAGTATGTCATTTAGTTGTTGTTCTGTTTTGGTGACGGATCCGTTGTTGTCGATGACGGCATGGGAGAGTTTAACTTTTTCGGTAAGGGGCATCTGGGATCGTATTCTGTCTGTTGCTTCCTTTTCAGATAAGTCGTTTCTCTCCATTAAGCGTTTCAGCTGGGTTGCCTCCGTTACATAGACGAGTAATGTTTTATCTACAAGGTGAGTCAGCTTGCTTTCAAAAAGCAGGGGAATATCCATGACCACCACTTCATGGCCATCTTCCAAGAATTTTTGGGTCTTTTCTTTCATGCTTGTTCTGATGCTTGGGTGCATGATGTT
This window of the Sutcliffiella horikoshii genome carries:
- the ytxC gene encoding sporulation protein YtxC — protein: MFEISFRNESDANAIYMKVLEKNPESDSILSLHKEKIVVESKDVHFYRNTIVPVLKNYIHRTKEKEWILSVLENTFYYKEEEEQEQILCILQSILLGERSDIPNLPAIEQRDAQLDSVMQSFFQQPISFSFDSFIMFRLKEYFEGLQVFVEAAIDEYKLEQEYQSFVHQLRGLLTTTDSKLDELHLVYQYQFDFYDKSFSHIPKNQLIKFMNRTHFNNYSYYIDSVVLAPLVSIAPKKLFLYTDNTEHQLVETIRNIFEERAVVLPFHYFGQNKSKID
- a CDS encoding diacylglycerol/lipid kinase family protein, which codes for MKRVAVIVNPNAGNKKLINSIEQIEKMLLSAFDEVTIHPTEKEGDGARLVEKLANHVDLLIGAGGDGTIFELINALAPLEKRPVFAIIPGGTCNDFSRTLGINQNPIKAVEQIMEKRTEKVDVGKSDNQYFLNFWGIGLVSKVSDNIDNGTKQLLGKLSYYISAGQTVMEEEPFQLTIESETQSYEGDAVMLLIGNGSFLGGIQSFFPSSSIQDGELDVLIIKQTSIAQLWTWMQTRLQKELPAEGNDELIYFRAKKLRIEATPNQEIDTDGEKTYHTPSTVSILPGHLEVVIGDYPFE
- a CDS encoding replication initiation and membrane attachment family protein, which translates into the protein MSDRHWKELVPVDRYIVRSNGVLQQFDRKLLTMLYQPLLGFRGYSLYMTLWSELDQDRLWGGETTHHGIMTTMQCNLKDIHQERIKLEGIGLLKTWVKEEDQLRTFIYELQPPLSPEAFFSEPMLTIYLYNRLGKNKYASVKKYFSDKVIPADEYQEVTRNFSDVFQSVQSENMAYAANEEMMEELPLEQGEEWMERKKGSEPRVSQETFDFDLFFAGLSEVVIPKKSITAKVKEAIVKLSFIYTIDPISMRDLMMNVIDVDEKVDLEKLRKAARDWYQLEYQDTLPGLVEKTQPLNLRQFTDKKPATKDEQLIQQLENVSPKQMLTDLSGGSEPSASDLLIVEDVMFKQQLTPGVVNVLLYYVLLKTDMKLNRKYVEKIASHWARKQVKTVSEAMELAKEEHRQYQNWADTKPAAKSTGGGSASKAKAGKVVRNRFVSSDGTATESDASSSQSDKFKEVEEDEKQKLMERLAKMKEKKIRLDP
- the nrdR gene encoding transcriptional regulator NrdR, whose translation is MKCPSCHHNGTKVLDSRPVEEGKSIRRRRECESCSYRFTTFEKVEEMPLIVVKKEGIREEFSREKVLRGLIRACEKRPVALKQLEDIVMEVEKELRNIGISEVKSDMVGEMVMERLSKIDEVAYVRFASVYRQFKDINVFLDELKEIIDKERK
- the speD gene encoding adenosylmethionine decarboxylase codes for the protein METVGRHVISELWGCDFDKLNDMDYIEKTFVDAALKSGAEVREVAFHKFAPQGVSGVVIISESHLTIHSFPEHGYASIDVYTCGELDPNISADYIATALNAQTRETIELPRGMGPVQVNKAKAL
- a CDS encoding glyceraldehyde-3-phosphate dehydrogenase; protein product: MKAKVAINGFGRIGRMVFRRAIQEEGLNIVAINASYPAETLAHLIKYDTNHGRFDADVYAEDNALIVNGKRIQLVNNRNPEELPWKEMNIDIVIEATGKFNSRDKAALHLQAGAKRVVLTAPGKNEDVTIVMGVNEEVLNMNEHFVISNASCTTNCLAPVVKVLDQQFGIENGLMTTVHAYTNDQKNIDNPHKDLRRARACGQSIIPTSTGAAKALSLVLPHLKGKLHGMALRVPTPNVSLVDLVVDLKKPVTVEDVNDAFQSASIGSMDGILGVTMEPLVSVDFNTNPHSAVIDGLSTMVMGDTKVKVLAWYDNEWGYSCRVVDLVQFVAVKMVEAKEVMAG
- the coaE gene encoding dephospho-CoA kinase (Dephospho-CoA kinase (CoaE) performs the final step in coenzyme A biosynthesis.), which produces MPLVIGLTGGIASGKSTVANMLRDKNIPIVDADIVAREVVEIGTDTYKELVKEFGTEILNDDKTLNRPKLGSIIFQDETKRQKLNNIMHPSIRTSMKEKTQKFLEDGHEVVVMDIPLLFESKLTHLVDKTLLVYVTEATQLKRLMERNDLSEKEATDRIRSQMPLTEKVKLSHAVIDNNGSVTKTEQQLNDILTNWHIQ